Proteins co-encoded in one Candidatus Acidiferrales bacterium genomic window:
- a CDS encoding TonB-dependent receptor, whose protein sequence is MLQKRGLLVVFVIMIVVGLSQVGQLWGQSEATTGTLRGTVTDPSGGVIPNAKVTLKHLETGYTRETTTGPDGYYNLPLLPVGLYELRVEAANFATTLQTNVPVNVGRVATLDVELKVGAAQEVVEVTAAIPLVETTRTQTSSVVDDAAVRELPIHGRNYLDFVLLTPGVVRDNNRAGDINFGGLKGTLNSLQIDGVDNNNNFFGQALGRTGVRAPFQFSQEAVAEFQVKTNSYSAEYGRAGGAVINVVTKTGTNELHGALFTFYRDNRLNANKWELNRLGRAKPPLRVWQFGAVAGGPIVRDKAFWLVNYEAQRRKEPNSIICPATSGAVAAACRAAAADSFLGPRIQDYQRLLDQDVFLGKVDWRITSNHNLSVRYNHQRFTGGSLENSGDLSVRDHTGDSLVRTHTLSGSLVSTLGSNWINEFRFQWGRDSEPGTANSTEPEAVLREAGTNFLLIGRNNFSPRETTINRGQFVDNVSYVRGKHSFRLGTDINLERILNFFPGLFSGSYTFFSLADLLDNRRPDAAAPLTGRYQQGFGGAGTSGPTTHPDITEYSWFVQDEYRATSNLTLSFGLRYDVQTNAKPSLFNPDPQLAARGVNTGQMNTDKNNFGSRLGFAWSPRFRRQWVVRGGYGIYYGRTPSIMTATATSQNGLQVLNLDVAGNLAFVPAYPNILAAPPTGAALATPNLYVFAGDYVQPSVQQGSLGMEVELAANWSVGASYLFVKGTHLSRSNDVNLSDPVPTTFPISTGGSMAVLRFPSTRPASNFRRITEFQSNANSIYHGAAFNLNKRFSYHVQLGVSYTLSKAIDDKPDFTAVVVGVDDSKLAANPKGLRDERGLSDQDFRHRFVARYVWELDYLNKHEKFFVRHALGHWSFSGILQAQNGKHYSSRLGGDPNNDTNSSTDRVSGFSRNTNTLPKQVSFDMRLGHDFPIYERARFQFLFEAFNLFNRPNFRDANSIQFNLSRASAATATTNCPVNTTCFFPQSIFGTFVGTYDHPGGGSANPGPGPRTLQLAVKFLW, encoded by the coding sequence ATGCTCCAGAAACGCGGGTTATTGGTTGTGTTTGTTATCATGATTGTGGTCGGGCTGAGCCAGGTTGGCCAGTTGTGGGGGCAATCGGAAGCGACTACAGGGACGTTGCGCGGCACAGTAACCGATCCCTCGGGTGGGGTCATTCCGAATGCCAAGGTGACGCTCAAGCATCTGGAAACCGGCTACACCCGGGAGACAACCACCGGGCCCGACGGCTACTACAACCTGCCGCTGTTGCCCGTCGGCCTTTATGAGTTGCGAGTCGAGGCCGCCAATTTCGCCACGACACTCCAGACCAACGTGCCAGTAAACGTGGGACGGGTGGCCACGCTCGACGTGGAGCTGAAGGTTGGCGCCGCCCAAGAGGTGGTGGAGGTCACGGCAGCAATTCCCCTGGTCGAAACCACCCGGACGCAAACCTCGAGCGTGGTGGACGATGCGGCGGTGCGCGAGCTCCCCATTCACGGCCGCAATTATCTGGACTTTGTGCTTCTGACTCCGGGCGTCGTCCGCGACAACAACCGCGCCGGCGATATCAACTTTGGCGGCCTGAAGGGCACGCTCAACAGCCTACAGATCGACGGCGTGGACAACAACAACAACTTCTTCGGTCAGGCGCTCGGCCGAACGGGGGTGCGCGCTCCCTTTCAGTTCAGCCAGGAGGCGGTGGCCGAGTTTCAAGTGAAGACGAATAGCTATTCAGCCGAGTATGGCCGCGCCGGCGGCGCCGTCATCAACGTGGTCACCAAGACCGGCACCAACGAGCTGCATGGGGCGCTGTTTACCTTCTACCGGGACAACCGCCTGAACGCCAACAAGTGGGAGTTGAACCGATTGGGTCGCGCCAAGCCGCCGCTGCGCGTCTGGCAGTTCGGCGCCGTCGCCGGCGGACCTATCGTGCGTGACAAGGCCTTCTGGCTGGTCAACTACGAGGCCCAGCGGCGCAAGGAGCCGAACTCGATTATTTGCCCGGCTACCTCGGGTGCTGTCGCGGCTGCCTGCAGGGCTGCGGCGGCAGACTCCTTCCTCGGTCCACGCATTCAAGACTATCAGCGCCTGCTCGATCAGGACGTCTTCCTTGGGAAGGTAGATTGGCGCATCACGTCGAACCACAACCTGAGTGTGCGGTACAACCACCAGCGCTTCACCGGCGGCTCACTCGAGAATAGCGGCGACCTCTCCGTTCGTGATCACACCGGCGATAGCCTGGTGCGCACGCATACGCTCTCCGGGAGCCTGGTCTCGACGCTCGGGTCGAATTGGATCAACGAGTTCCGCTTCCAGTGGGGCCGTGATTCAGAACCCGGCACCGCCAACAGCACTGAGCCGGAGGCGGTTCTACGCGAGGCCGGCACCAACTTCTTGCTCATTGGCCGCAATAACTTCTCTCCTCGGGAGACCACCATCAACCGCGGCCAGTTCGTGGACAATGTCTCCTACGTGCGCGGGAAACATAGCTTCAGGTTGGGCACGGATATCAATCTGGAGCGCATCCTGAACTTCTTTCCCGGGTTGTTCAGTGGTTCCTATACCTTTTTCAGCTTGGCGGACCTTCTGGACAATCGGCGGCCGGATGCCGCTGCGCCCCTCACGGGGCGATATCAGCAAGGCTTTGGCGGGGCCGGGACGAGCGGCCCGACGACGCACCCCGACATCACTGAATACTCCTGGTTCGTGCAGGATGAATACCGCGCCACCTCGAACCTTACCCTGTCCTTCGGCTTGCGGTATGACGTGCAAACCAACGCCAAACCCTCGCTATTCAATCCGGACCCGCAACTGGCCGCACGCGGGGTGAACACGGGGCAGATGAACACCGACAAGAACAATTTCGGCTCACGGTTGGGGTTTGCCTGGTCGCCGCGTTTCCGGCGGCAATGGGTTGTGCGCGGGGGGTACGGGATTTACTATGGCCGGACGCCCTCGATCATGACGGCCACAGCAACCTCGCAAAACGGTTTGCAAGTCCTCAACCTTGATGTGGCGGGAAATTTGGCTTTCGTGCCCGCCTATCCCAATATCCTGGCTGCGCCGCCGACCGGCGCTGCACTGGCCACTCCCAACCTCTACGTCTTCGCCGGCGATTACGTCCAACCGTCCGTCCAGCAGGGCTCCCTGGGAATGGAGGTGGAACTCGCCGCCAACTGGTCGGTGGGTGCCAGCTACCTGTTTGTCAAGGGCACGCACCTATCGCGCAGCAATGACGTTAACCTGTCTGACCCCGTGCCCACCACCTTTCCCATTTCCACGGGCGGTTCGATGGCTGTTCTGCGCTTTCCCTCCACGCGCCCGGCTTCAAACTTCCGCCGTATCACCGAATTCCAATCGAACGCCAACTCGATTTATCACGGGGCGGCCTTCAATCTGAACAAGCGCTTCAGCTACCACGTTCAGCTTGGGGTGAGCTACACGTTGTCGAAGGCCATCGACGACAAGCCCGATTTCACGGCCGTGGTGGTGGGCGTCGATGACTCGAAACTGGCGGCCAACCCCAAGGGTCTCCGGGACGAGCGTGGCCTTTCCGATCAAGACTTTCGTCACCGCTTCGTGGCCCGTTATGTATGGGAGCTTGACTACTTGAACAAGCATGAGAAGTTCTTCGTCCGGCATGCCTTGGGGCACTGGTCCTTCAGCGGCATCCTCCAGGCTCAGAACGGCAAGCATTACTCGAGCCGGCTTGGCGGCGACCCGAACAACGACACCAACAGCTCTACCGACCGTGTTTCCGGCTTCAGCCGGAATACCAACACCCTGCCCAAGCAAGTCAGCTTCGACATGCGCCTCGGCCACGACTTCCCGATCTACGAGCGCGCTCGGTTCCAGTTCCTCTTCGAAGCCTTCAATCTCTTTAACCGGCCCAACTTCCGCGACGCCAACAGCATTCAGTTCAACTTGAGCAGGGCTAGCGCCGCCACTGCCACCACCAATTGCCCGGTGAACACTACCTGCTTTTTCCCGCAGTCCATCTTCGGGACGTTTGTGGGTACCTATGACCACCCGGGCGGCGGGAGCGCCAACCCCGGACCCGGGCCGCGCACGCTGCAACTGGCGGTGAAATTTCTCTGGTAG
- a CDS encoding helix-turn-helix domain-containing protein, producing MAELREVMNIRQASQYLGVSPDTLYRYVYQDKIPAFKLGNRWKFKKTILDRWMEKQMIRSGERHRRR from the coding sequence ATGGCTGAGCTTCGCGAAGTGATGAATATCCGGCAGGCTTCCCAATACCTGGGCGTTTCACCCGATACGCTCTACCGTTACGTGTATCAAGACAAGATCCCTGCGTTCAAGTTGGGGAATCGCTGGAAGTTCAAGAAGACGATCCTGGATCGGTGGATGGAAAAGCAAATGATTCGTTCCGGGGAAAGGCATCGGAGAAGGTAG
- the pilM gene encoding type IV pilus assembly protein PilM, with protein sequence MFGRGKAKAVVGLDIGSSSVKAVELRQGKVGLELANYGMEALGPDTVVDGAIMDAISVSGAIEKIFSEQRIKTKHVATAVSGHSVIVKRVTLPFMSEEELYDRIQTEASQHVPFDISDVNLDYNVLEQGTETQMDVLLVAVKKEKILNHTNVLSQAGKIPSIVDIDAFALQNCFEVNYDPAPEQTAALLNIGASVMNINIVRNGVPLFTRDVSVGGNQYTDALQKELDLSYEDAEGLKQGRAVAGVTEEHRAAVLHSVSDILLLETQKTFDFFRATATGEAIQRIYVAGGSARIPGLLELLKEEFNVPVEELFPFRKISYDPVRHPEERIRELAPRLAVAVGLALRSFEAI encoded by the coding sequence ATGTTTGGAAGGGGCAAAGCAAAAGCGGTGGTTGGGCTGGACATCGGATCGAGCTCGGTGAAGGCGGTGGAGCTGCGCCAGGGGAAGGTGGGGTTGGAGCTGGCCAACTATGGCATGGAGGCGCTGGGGCCGGACACGGTCGTCGATGGCGCCATCATGGATGCCATCTCCGTTTCGGGCGCGATTGAAAAGATCTTTAGCGAGCAGCGGATCAAGACGAAGCATGTGGCCACGGCGGTCTCCGGGCATTCCGTGATCGTGAAGCGAGTCACGCTGCCTTTCATGTCCGAGGAAGAGCTTTACGATCGCATCCAGACGGAGGCAAGCCAGCACGTGCCCTTCGATATTTCTGACGTGAACCTGGACTACAACGTGCTCGAGCAGGGCACCGAGACCCAGATGGATGTTTTGCTCGTCGCCGTCAAGAAGGAAAAGATTTTGAACCACACGAACGTGCTCAGCCAGGCGGGAAAAATCCCCAGCATCGTGGACATCGATGCTTTTGCCCTGCAGAACTGTTTCGAGGTCAACTATGACCCGGCGCCGGAGCAAACGGCGGCCTTGCTCAATATTGGCGCCAGCGTCATGAACATCAACATCGTGCGCAATGGCGTGCCCCTGTTCACCCGCGACGTTTCCGTGGGCGGAAACCAGTACACCGACGCTCTGCAAAAGGAGCTCGACCTCAGCTACGAAGACGCCGAGGGATTGAAGCAGGGCCGGGCGGTGGCCGGGGTGACGGAGGAGCACCGCGCGGCTGTGCTGCATTCCGTCTCCGACATCCTCCTGCTGGAAACCCAAAAAACGTTCGACTTCTTCCGCGCCACCGCCACCGGAGAGGCCATCCAGCGAATCTATGTGGCGGGCGGCTCGGCCAGGATTCCCGGTTTGCTCGAACTGTTGAAAGAAGAATTCAACGTGCCCGTGGAAGAGCTTTTTCCTTTTCGCAAGATCAGTTACGACCCGGTGCGACACCCGGAAGAGCGCATTCGTGAGCTTGCACCCCGGCTGGCAGTTGCAGTCGGTTTGGCGCTGAGGAGCTTTGAGGCCATATGA